A genome region from Corynebacterium uberis includes the following:
- a CDS encoding NAD(P)-binding protein, whose translation MTAFHVAVIGAGPAGIYTADQLLRSSHCMCVDLFDHHPCPTGLIRYASTSAARLRLFGNIAIVHDAPAGRGLHAQELEELYDAVVHPASPTWGSASAVLAAIAAGTLTPTHPRASHEAAALIHTKDIPVTTWHSRHVRPLRTHATLGDWEATVAHALEVPVCI comes from the coding sequence GTGACCGCCTTCCACGTCGCCGTCATCGGCGCCGGCCCCGCCGGCATCTACACCGCAGATCAGCTTCTCCGCTCCTCCCACTGCATGTGCGTTGACCTCTTCGATCACCACCCCTGCCCCACCGGGCTGATCCGCTACGCCAGCACCAGCGCCGCCCGGCTGCGCCTTTTTGGCAACATCGCCATCGTGCACGACGCACCCGCGGGCCGCGGGCTGCACGCGCAGGAGCTGGAGGAGCTTTACGACGCCGTCGTCCACCCCGCCTCCCCCACCTGGGGCAGCGCGAGCGCGGTGCTCGCCGCCATCGCCGCCGGCACGCTCACCCCCACCCATCCGCGCGCCTCCCACGAGGCCGCCGCACTCATCCACACCAAGGACATTCCGGTGACCACGTGGCACTCCCGCCACGTCCGCCCGCTGCGCACGCACGCCACCCTGGGCGACTGGGAGGCCACGGTCGCCCACGCCCTGGAGGTTCCGGTGTGCATCTAA
- a CDS encoding alkaline phosphatase D family protein: MAVPAPIPRRHFLLGASLASAAALGPRVPASANTGHAASTAWEPFAHGVASGDPLPDAVILWTRVTPEPTATPGSELGAPTEVAWELASDPDFSHLAGSGTVTTDPHSDHCVTIDAPGLTPATTYWYRFRITAGPLAGATSRIGRTRTAPAANTPVDQARFGVCSYSNFESGHFLGYRHMADRDDLDAVIHLGDYTYEYPTGGYNGLFDTQVRVVEPPHRTVGLSDYRIRQGCYHRDPDLADLHARLPMICIWDDHEFGDNIWRAGLGGNSLEPDDDVAALRAAATQAYLEWMPVRRTPTEPGRLHRTVRWGALADIIVPDLRSYRDEQLLQYGKNNWQRTDPDFARNAADPNRTMMGHPQFEWFTQELTSSTATWQLIANEVMFAPMTLPTGTEFLDPALRAWLVDKLGLPEQGFPLNLDQWDGYMAERQRIIETIAQADLRNVVFLTGDIHSSWANDIPRRVPDYRNGQHTAVATEFVAPSISAPSAFESLARTPEQADIARAALRTAEQALCSIDPWFAWIDLEHHGYLDITVTPADVRARWHLSAHVLDRTPQLAVAAEFITRAGQPGAERIS, from the coding sequence ATGGCCGTGCCTGCCCCCATCCCCCGCCGCCACTTTCTCCTGGGCGCCTCCCTGGCCTCTGCCGCCGCGTTGGGCCCCCGGGTGCCCGCCTCCGCGAACACCGGCCACGCCGCCTCCACCGCTTGGGAGCCCTTCGCCCACGGGGTCGCCTCCGGCGATCCGCTTCCCGACGCCGTGATCCTGTGGACCCGCGTGACCCCGGAGCCCACCGCGACCCCCGGCTCCGAGCTCGGGGCGCCGACCGAGGTGGCCTGGGAGCTGGCCTCCGACCCCGACTTTTCGCACCTGGCCGGCAGCGGCACCGTCACCACCGATCCCCACAGCGACCACTGCGTGACTATCGACGCCCCCGGGCTCACCCCCGCCACCACCTACTGGTACCGCTTCCGCATCACCGCCGGCCCGCTGGCCGGGGCGACATCGCGGATCGGCCGCACCCGCACCGCCCCCGCAGCAAACACCCCCGTCGACCAGGCCCGCTTCGGGGTGTGCAGCTACTCCAACTTCGAGTCCGGCCACTTCCTGGGCTACCGGCACATGGCCGACCGCGACGACCTCGACGCCGTCATCCACCTCGGCGACTACACCTACGAGTACCCCACCGGCGGCTACAACGGGCTTTTTGATACCCAGGTCCGCGTCGTCGAACCCCCGCACCGCACCGTGGGCCTCAGCGACTACCGCATCCGCCAGGGCTGCTACCACCGCGACCCAGACCTAGCGGACCTGCACGCCCGGCTGCCCATGATCTGCATCTGGGACGACCACGAATTCGGCGACAACATCTGGCGCGCGGGCCTCGGCGGCAACTCGCTCGAACCCGACGACGACGTCGCCGCCCTGCGCGCCGCCGCAACCCAGGCCTACCTGGAATGGATGCCCGTGCGCCGCACCCCCACCGAACCCGGCCGCCTGCACCGCACCGTGCGCTGGGGAGCCCTGGCAGACATCATCGTGCCGGACTTGCGCTCCTACCGCGACGAACAACTGCTGCAATACGGCAAAAACAACTGGCAGCGCACGGATCCGGACTTCGCCCGCAACGCCGCCGACCCCAATCGCACAATGATGGGCCACCCCCAATTCGAATGGTTCACCCAGGAGCTGACCTCCTCCACCGCCACCTGGCAGCTCATCGCCAACGAGGTCATGTTCGCCCCCATGACGCTGCCCACCGGAACCGAATTCCTCGACCCGGCGCTGCGCGCCTGGCTGGTGGACAAGCTGGGCTTGCCCGAGCAAGGCTTTCCCCTCAACCTCGACCAGTGGGACGGCTACATGGCAGAACGCCAACGCATCATCGAGACGATCGCACAAGCTGATCTTAGAAACGTCGTCTTCCTCACCGGCGATATCCACTCCTCCTGGGCCAACGATATTCCCCGCCGGGTACCGGACTACCGCAACGGGCAGCACACGGCGGTGGCCACGGAATTCGTCGCGCCGTCGATAAGCGCCCCCAGCGCCTTCGAATCCCTCGCGCGCACCCCCGAACAAGCAGACATCGCCCGAGCCGCGCTGCGCACGGCCGAACAGGCACTATGCAGCATCGACCCATGGTTCGCGTGGATCGACCTCGAACACCACGGCTACCTAGACATCACCGTGACCCCCGCGGACGTGCGCGCCCGCTGGCATTTGAGCGCACACGTCCTCGACCGCACCCCACAGCTGGCCGTGGCCGCGGAGTTCATCACCCGCGCCGGCCAGCCCGGGGCCGAAAGAATCAGCTAG
- a CDS encoding M57 family metalloprotease, protein MKKLTAMVAALGAACVVMTAPAVASVDPNTRQCNAAWAAVKAGKPIPEIAPFRTKTPIVLKNDGTLKVYSETSAQEGLNLAIKNWSEASGGAIKIVQVSAPGPDVVHIYDARKGYFGEYEGNPPRIMLKQGLKDIRLDQQAFVIGHELGHALGLAHSCPNTIMLAGGVFKPRSIVPTILDVQAVRQGKF, encoded by the coding sequence GTGAAAAAGCTGACAGCCATGGTGGCCGCCTTGGGTGCGGCCTGCGTGGTCATGACGGCGCCGGCAGTCGCCTCCGTAGATCCCAATACTCGACAATGCAACGCGGCGTGGGCTGCCGTGAAGGCGGGAAAGCCCATTCCGGAGATTGCCCCGTTCCGCACAAAGACGCCGATTGTGCTGAAGAATGACGGCACCCTCAAGGTCTATTCTGAGACCTCGGCACAAGAGGGTCTTAATCTGGCCATAAAGAATTGGTCGGAGGCCTCTGGCGGTGCCATCAAGATTGTTCAGGTCAGTGCGCCTGGCCCGGATGTGGTGCACATCTATGACGCACGAAAGGGCTATTTCGGTGAGTATGAGGGCAATCCGCCGCGGATCATGCTCAAGCAGGGGCTCAAGGACATCAGGCTTGATCAGCAGGCGTTTGTCATTGGCCACGAGCTAGGCCACGCCCTTGGGCTTGCGCATTCCTGCCCGAACACGATCATGCTGGCTGGCGGGGTGTTTAAGCCGCGCTCGATTGTGCCCACCATCCTTGACGTGCAGGCTGTGCGTCAGGGCAAGTTCTAG